The nucleotide sequence GGCTTCGGCCAGGGTAGTgaggagaggggctggaggtggtGCACCCCACCCGTGTCTCAGGCTGAGCCGCAAGGAAAGCTGCGGCTCTCCTCCTGTAGGCGACAACTCCTTCCCCTGCTAAACCAGCTCTGGTTTTGGGTAAGGGTTAAAGATGCTTTGCTGCTCTGTAGAACTGCAGTAATTCGGTAACAGCTATAAAAGTCACAAACAGTTCTGAAAACCAGTAGGTTAGCCTTTTACTTTCTAACGTCTATTTAAAACCAACGACCAGCAATGCCAAAGGTAGTCCTCTGCTTCTGTAACCCCACCCAGTATCTACACCAGTTAAAAGAAATATGCCATGTCTTACAAAGTCAGTTTCAGGGgttatatttctatttatgtCTTTAAAAGATGAGTAAAGCACCAGAGTTCATGCTGTGTTatgtataataaaaataatctccttggaaaaaataaaacctctccCTGTGATCTGATCTTTCCTAGAAGCCAGATTTGTATTGATACAAGCACATTTAACAATGACTATCTCCCAGGCACTTtcagaaaaggtaaaataaaccTGAAACATATAGATCAGTGAAAGATTTCAGTAATGCAAAATGACTATTGGATTGTTGCCTTTTAGACTCTTAAAACTTTAATTGGCATTTCCTACTTTACTAAGTAATAGATTGATATGTCACCATCAATAAACATAAATTGATGAAGACACAGACCATCAATTCAGTGTATTTAGATTATTGTAATGTACCTTACTTGAGCGATTCCCTTGTATTAAATTCATACTTTACTTGCCTGaaataactgtgtttttttttttcttttcagctgacCCCCTGGTTGGAAGTATTGCCACCCAGTATATGACTAACAGAGCAGAGCATGACAGAATGGCCAGACAATGGACCAAAAGATACGCTACATAAATCGGATTTTTGTCAAACTTACATTATTTGTCTGTGATGGAAAGAGCTGCTTATGATTttgaaggggtggggggagggagggtgctGGTAAAGAGTAGGGTATTTCTATAACAGATTTTATTCAGTCTTTTATTTCctaagattttgttgttgtaacTTAAGGTATCTTGCTACAGTAGACAGCTAGAATTGGGAATAGTGTATTTTAAGACTGTAATTAGTTCAGCAATATTAGCTCACATATAGTACCGAGAAGAATGTAAACTTCTTAGGCATCTttggttttcagtttgcttGCAATATGCAAAAGATTAAAACAGCTTAATTTTGTACAGGTACATATGTTGGCATTTATGTAAAAGTCCTTTCAAGACTCTACAcactgttttttgctttttgttttgttttttggtttgggggatttattttgttctgggttgggttggggttttgtttgttttcttttgtttttgtaaaaagaTGTCAGGATTGTTTTCCCCTATGGAGGGCACATTGGTATTTAACAAATCCTTTTTAAAGACTGTCATCTCATGATCTGTGATACGGAGAGGTGGATATATAGCCTCATATATGAAATGAGAAGTAgttaatgtattattttataagCCAATCTATCTTTGTGAAAAGAATAAAGGTTTTAATCAGGACTTACGGCAACCTGTAGTGAAATACCTTAAGCTGTTTAACTGTAAGGCGTGGAATAGGAGTCACTCAGTGGATTGGTTGTATGTTGTGGGCTACTGAAGTCTGCATTTGTTACTGTGCTaataaaaagatgtttaaaaaaaaaaaaaaggaagaagaagagactTCTGCTCAGTACCTTGGTTTATCACTTTGCCAGAACAGTGTCTCCCAGTATGCTTCAAGGATTACAGTCTGGATAAAAACAAGGGAGCTGAGCAGGTGAGTGCAGTGCCTGCGTCTGTTTTGGGAAGACGCTTCTGGACAAGTATATGATGAATGACAACATAGGACTTTTTCATCTGCTGACTGTGTAGGTGTTATCGAGGCTGGCACGGCCCACGAAGAGGTGACCTGCTGCAGAGTCTATGCTAGTTACTTTTTAGCTCCAGTTTTCACAGCACTGGCTTTTCAGGAGTGGTGTGTTATTTGAAAGTACGGCTGCAAGAATGTAAGAGATTTGGAAGGGAAATGAGCAGGAGgtaagaggaagaagagaatgTCTTCATGGCTTTGTAATGGAGTGGTCAATTCCcacaagaaagaggagaaaaaatagtgTCCGGAGAAGCCAGCAGAAGACACCTTCCTTAAAGGAGTGTAAAGGAAGCATAATGCGTAGATCCTTTAACCTAGCTACAAAGATTATCTCCTGGAGACATAGTGTTTACACTGAAGTGTGTAGCAATAGGGTAGTTAGTTGTGAATATGGCATTTTTGACCGCTCCCTTAAGGTACAGGCCGGAAGTACAGATTCATTTTCACATGGCAAGTACTTCACGTTGCGACATTCTTCCAAGTGCTATGTGTCCATCTATTCTCTCAGATATATTTCTGTACTTcaaaatgtgtgtatttttgcTTCATATACTTCTCTTCCTATCTATATAAAGATATATAGGTCCCAAGTGATTTAAGTACAGGTCCCCTTCCTTTGTCGGGTGGTTGTGAGTACTAGTATGTTAGCCTCAGCTGCTAGACAGCCTTCTTCTGTCACAGCCCGTGCTTTGGTGTATGAGCTCCCTCAGCTGTGCGGCACAGCCTAGGAAAATCAGTGGTATATAGCTACATCACACCAGGAATATCTCTGGGAAGGAACTCACTCTTAAACtcatttcctcctcccctctacTGTGTTGAGGATGTAAGTGGCCCCATCTCAGTAGGTTTTTGTCTGCTCCTTGCTTTGTGCTACCAGTGCTTGCCAAATTAGTTCTTGAAgctggcaggggaagggaagctGATTTGGGGAGACTGGTCTGAGCACTGTGTGTTCAGCAGGGTAGAAGTGTAAGAGGAACAGAGAAAGCAGGTTCgatttactgatttatttatttttcttctttttatagtCATTTTTCTCTATCATCTTGTGAAGGGACAGCCTAGCGTTATAGCAGGTAAATGACCCCAGTGACCTAGGACGTATTCAGTCAGTGGAACAATGAAGAACCAAATACATATGCTGCCCATGCACTACTACTGCATACCCTGTACAGTTGTATTTTACTTACTGACACTAGGTAAAACTGCACTACAACGAGTTTCACTTTGACTCAGTACCAGCCACTGTGTGCAGATGGTTTGCAGAGGAGAAACGACCATTTCCATCACAGGTATGGTATGGTACTTAGAACAGGCAATTGATTTCAGTGCTTAAAAAGCATCAGAGTGAGCCCGTGAAATAAAACGATGGGTGGTTGTTTATGTGGATGTCCAAAATAATCTAGAAACGAATTTAACCAAATCAAAGATAACATGTCTGACTTTACATAACCCGTTTGGAAACACAGTCTTAGTCACTTAGAAGatcccttttccttttgcctttcttgAAACGTTGTCAAGTCCTGAGTTGTCCAGGGGGGTGAGAGAGCAAGCTGATCTCGCGTGACATGGCATCAGCAGCCTGCGGTGACATCGGTCTCAGCAGTGGAGCTGGCAGTGAGTCTGCGGGGCACAGGACTGGGCAGGAACCAGTCAGTCGTCTCCGTGCCTTCCATCTCCACACGTCGTAAGTTAATTCTGACTGGCTTCGCTTGTCAACACTCCCTTGGCTCAAGGGTCAGCCCCGGTGACAACGTGCAGTTAGCAGAGGtctgttgtatttttgtttgctgtgcAGCTGAATCAGGTCCCTTCTCGAAGAAGGgttctgcagagctgaagaGGAGGAACGCTGCCGATTCCTCGGTGAAAGGTTGCAGCAAACAGGTGAGCCACTGCTGCTCTGAAGCCAGCCCACTTCCCAAGCACGCAGGCAGGTTGAGGAGTCCTCTGGGTGGGGAGAAGCCTCGAGTACACGTGTGTTTGGTAGGAAATGAGTGAGAAGGGAGTGTTGTTCTGCAGCATCGCTGGGGACAATGACTATTACTAGCCGGGTTGGGGGAGGTCGTGCTATAGTGCTTACTCAGCTGCTGTGTTGCAATGGAAACAATTGTATGTTTCCAGCAGGGCATTACAGCTGCTTGCTCATTTGTAATTGCTCTCTTATCTGGCTTGATGGCCACAGCAATCCAAGCTACATTGGGCAAAGCACATAAACAGTTTCGTCTGCCTTCATTATAAATGTAGGAATACTTGCTTAATTTTTAGTGGATTGTACAGTTGCTCTGACATTAGTGATGCTGGCAGTTTATTTGCTAGTATTCAGGAAGAGCAATGCTGTAAGCACACAGCCTAATTTTGATCATTAAGCACACTTACTGTTTAGCAGCTGTGATACGACAATGCAAATGTTGCTTGTGGTTTTGCTGACTCACAATGAAATTCTCGATATTTGttcaaaacaacattaattttgTGGAAAATTAGGGAACTGAGTACTTTAGTTCACTCCTTTTCCCCCCTCCTGCCTTCtaatacaaagaaaagctgGTCTCAGTGTATTAAAGTGGTTAGAGGCCAAAGGCTGGTCCCTCTCTGGGAACAGTCGCTCTGCCCCTTTACAGTCAGTTTTGCTTAGTTTGCAGACAGACTGACCTAGGACAGCAGATTTCTGCAGCACAAGTTTACCTACGCAGAGCACCGAATCTGGCACGTAAAGCTTTTGTACGTAGCCCCTTCTCACAAAGTAGTGCAGGGCTTCGTACCAGTTTTCTCTCACCTGTAGCTTTGTCCTGACCGTGGGTTGCTGCGGCTGGGCAGGAATATTGCACAACCCGCAACGCAGAGCCCGGTGAGGTACCTCCTGCTTACAAAGTTGTTCCATATAATTTCTGAGTAAAATTATCACCTATGTGAATGTGACTGATTTGCACTGGACATGCTAGAACAAAACCATGTTACAGCTATGCTGTCCTTCAGGTCGTAGTTAAGTTAATGAGTGCTGTGAGAGCTTTTCTGGTTTGTACAAATAAATTCCTGAAGCTACTTGCCAGACTTCACTGACAAGCTTCATGTTAGGGTTGATCTGTTCTAGGATCttctgcaagatttttttttcctttttttttttctttcttgtttatttttcagacactACCAGAGCTTCAGCAGCTAAATTTGCTGGTATTTCTTCCTCTTGCCCTAGCATTCCTGCAACAACACCCCGACCTGAGCCTCCTGCAGCATCAAAAACCCCTGTGGCCAGGGGGCTCCCTGGTTAAGGTCAAGGTAAAAGGCCTGTTGCCGTTTCAAATATACCATCTCTCCAAATGTAAAGCTTCATTGCAGCTAGTACTGCTTGTGACAAGAGGCTACGGATCTGCAGGAGGAGTGTTCCTCACTGTGGCCATATCAAGGGACAGTCACAGCCCCTGCTGAAGGGGTGACCACCTGCCTGTCttgccctccctgctcccccccccgctTACCCTTGTTGGAAGGTGACTCCTAGCACTAAGGGTTTTTCAAGGCTTTTGCCATCAGTGACTTTTTCAAGGATACCTCTTAGCCATAAGCTTGCTGATTTTATTGCTGAATGAGATTATTGCTTTAAGTGAAACCATGTGAAGCTAAAGGCAGAGATAGGATTTAGGCTGtcacctggcagcagcagcagacagcatTAAAGGTAGCTTAGTTATCACAGTTATTCCCTTTGCTCTTCCTTCCAGGCAAGGGGAACGTTGATTTGTTCTGGGACTGGGAGAGCTTGCTGGCTAAGAAGGTGAAGGGCTCAAGCAGCGTTTTCCGGTCTGTCACAGTCACTTCCCACAATCTCACTTTCTCAGCCCTTGCCCATTGCTGTGCCACTTCTGTTTCCACTTGTCTTTGCTCCAGCAGGTCGGTTTTGTTTCCCAAGACGATAACTGTTACCTGCAAACAGAAGGGCGAGCTTTATACAAACAGTATCCACCATTCACAGTGCCTTCAAGCAGCAGGCAAGTAGCAACACAGCTCAGACCTGTCCTTTAACTTACTGCTGGCTCAAGGTAAGCTGAACGTAATGTGGAAGTGTAAGGTGTGGGATTCACACTGGCCTCATCTACCTGTGGCCTGGGAGCTGCCTTTAATCATAGGACATGCAGGACTTACCCCACACACGCACAGATTGCTTAAAGGGAAGCAATACCCAAGAGAGAAAAAGTTAAACAGCCCTATTCGCCATTTACATTGCAATTGAGTTGCCCTAGAGAGACGATAAGAGCATGGCATCCAAGGAGGTCAGAGCCGAGGGTgcttgagaaaagaaaaaaatacatggcaGCAGAGAAAGCCTGGTCCCAACAGCTGTGAATTTTGCCCAGCCTGGTTTTGTCTGAGTCTGAGCCAgtgtaaaaaataaaggcaCCCCCAGCCACAAGGCAGCCTGCAGAAGCAGTCTGTAAGGCTTCAGGGTGGGCTGAGGGGCTGagcccctctcccagcccaggGGGCTTCCCCTGCCTGCAGATGTGCTGAGCCACCAGAGGGACCTAAGCAGACAGCCTTCAGTCGCTGAAGGAGTGGGAGCAGCACCAGTGCCAGCCTGCCAGAAGCAG is from Anser cygnoides isolate HZ-2024a breed goose chromosome 2, Taihu_goose_T2T_genome, whole genome shotgun sequence and encodes:
- the NKIRAS1 gene encoding NF-kappa-B inhibitor-interacting Ras-like protein 1 isoform X2; translated protein: MEDVYLASVETDRGVKEQLRLYDTRGLQEGVELPKHYFSVADGFVLVYAVTSLEAFRRVELLKKEIDVFRDKKEVTVIVLGNKTDLLEQRQVETEVAQQWARAEKVRLWEVTVTDRKTLLEPFTFLASKLSQSQNKSTFPLPGRKSKGNNCDN